The segment ATCATTCTTTGTCTTTTTAGCGCATAAGGACCAACATCTAtccatattataatttaatgtgCTTTCTAATTTAAACATTGAACTATTCCATATCTTTACATTACAATCTTCAGATGAAGAAAGTATAATTGGCAAATTACTATGATATATTACACAAGATATATTTTGTGTATGACCACTTAATACTTGTATACATTGCTTTGTATGATAATCCCATATACGAATAGTTTTGTCATCACTACCactaataatataagaaGTTTCTCCAGAACATGAATAATCAATACAATTAACACCTTTGGTGTGACCAGATAAAGTAAAATGAGGTTTTGTTACTACAGATGTATTGTTTTGTACACCCCATATTTTAATAGTTTTATCTAAAGAAGCTGAagcaaatatatatgtatcctTAGGATTAAATTTACACATCATAACATAATGAATATGATTTTCAAACGAACATAATTTctcaaaattattttcataatcatataattttatagtCATATCATCTGAActtgttaatatataaggTAAAGTCTGATGAACTTCAATATATCTAATATAATCTGTATGATCTTCAAaagattttattttttcaaaagtattataattataaactCTTATAGTCATATCATCACCACCACATATTATCCATTGTTTTTTCTCAATAAATTTAGCACATCTTATAGGAAATACAGAAACCTCAATATTCTTTATTGTATTCTGATTCACATAATCAAATATAACTAACTTACCACTATATAACGAAGCCAATATCCAATTCTCACTCTCATGAATATCAACACATTTTACTTTACCAATCCGTGAatttaatttcttctttatatcTAAATTAAGTGGcatttcttaaaaaaaaaaaaaaaagaagataaataaaaaaaaaaaaaaaaaaaaaaaaaatacatatatatatatatatatatatataatatatatataattgttgaATGGTCAATTTGATCAATATCACttaaaattaatacaatacaaaataaaattcaaacataaaaaaatatattgtatatatttatatattcatattaaaatcattttcctttttatatttatattatacatatatttctattatttttttattttatgtatcccatatatatcataaaatatgaGAAACAttataaattcatatttGCATTGTTTTAATgtcaaatgaaaataaataaatatgaatatattataaataaataaataaatatatatatatatatataatataatattttaaatatatccaaaatgatatttaataaaagaattctttcataatatattttttattttatataaaaaacaaaataaaaataaaacataataaaaaataaaataaaataaaataaattttaataaaaaaaattgaaacatttatataatatatacattttatatatttcatataaaaaaatatttattattattatctacattacttttatatataaattaataataattttaaaaaatataatatatccatACATTGTATGatcaatattttaaaaatatatatataatatatatatatttatatatatataatatatgtatgttttatattataaatatataatatatataaatatattatatatattccttatatataaaacaaattatattgaTTTTATAAAGGCCtccaataatatatttaaaaaaaatatattaagtatatttcatatatatatatatataacatttttttatatacataaaatattttttaaaaatatgaaaacataaaatattattttaaaaaattaatatatataatgttttttttaaaaaataataaaatataccaaaaacaaaaaagaaaaaagaaacattaaatataattaaaaggaatacatttatatttcgATTTGTTCTATAATTTAATAGTGTAGCGATAAAAATTAGTTTATCACatttttaagaaaataagaataatatgaaaaatatatatatatatatataatatatgtaatattatttctttaaaataCCATTAAGAATGGATATTcaacatttatttttcttgattattaaaaaaaatatgtactcacaatataatatatatatatatattccatttgatccttaaataaaattattcatatattaagGTTAAAAGactttaattaaaaattgataaatacacaaatatatattttaaaaaatgatgatacatTAATTATAGTTcctatatgtatatatatatatatatatatatatatatataataataataaaatgaagtCTTTTGAATATTGTAAAttacaattttattataactgTCACAtggatttatattatttttcaattaaaaaaaaaaaaaaaaaaaagctagCTACctctaataaattaattatgcgcattcatatattttattattattatttattttttttttttctatgaaatatatttaaaaacatttgtataaataaatgatattttaataaataactaTTTTtgtgttaaaaaaatatgattcaaaaatttataatatgagagtttatattaattcttaaaatatagatttaattataaaaaaaaataatgaaaagacaaatattataatatatatatgaaatatattactatatgTATTTGTTATAGATTAtggatatttatttaaaagttacatataataaaaaagaaaaaaaaaataaatgaagcGTATAACATATGACACACACACATACATacacaaaaacaaaaaaaaaaaataaaaaataaaaaataaataaataaaataaatcaaattaaaattaaagaattgggaacatatatatccatatgatatattcttttctaaataataaacgtaaaaaaatatatatatatatatttttttttttttttataatgaaaaaattccTTTCCTATTTCAAATTAGACGTAAGGTCCACATTTGACTTCCCGGTATTATAaaaactttatttttttgaaatctacttaatttttcataactattataatatttatattctaattttttatcatttaaacattttaaatattcactTTCATCCTTTCccacattatttatataattttgttcatttgaTATGTTATTAATGgtagtattttttttatatgtcaaTATATTCGATTTATTTTCCTCgcctttttcatttttatttttttcaataagtacatcatgaatatataaaccatcatatacattttgaaaatcttttttattttcaacactttccattttatattttatatccaATTGAATATGTTTAATCTTTTCAAAAATATCATAcaattgtttattttttttatattcatcttCTAAATTAATGtcatcatcatatatatcattattatttttttcatttctacctaataaaatattactaCACATTTCATATAATACACCTTTTAGtatattgtaaatatatattttctccttataagaaataattaaaaagtgAAATTTTAGGCTTAATAAATTATCACTTATAGATTTCTCTATTTCCAATATTGGTACATAAAATACAATagcattttttaatttattattttcatttatagattttttaaataatgtttCTACATTagtttcattttcattattatccatttgagaattaaataatgaattgtcattatttaaattatcattaCGAATATAATCTTTTTCTATATCTTTATGGGGAAAATCATTACAAATATAACAAGTATATGGAATTATTTCATTActataattttcattaatagaaatataattttcttttactatatttatacatatattttctcTTATACTTTTCgtaataattatttcttgGATATATGCTTCTGTTAAAAAACTTATAATACCAttgtttaaataaaaatattttttaataggCATATAGTtggacatatataaaatttcttTATAAGTTGATAAACTTATGTGATCTGTTCTTTGTACGTTTTTATTTGAAGGATTAtataactttttattttcatcctCCAAATggatataattattacttaATTGATTATTCTTctcatcaatattatttatcttattattcttctcatcaatattatttatcttATCATTCTTctcatcaatattatttatcttATCATTATTctcatcaatattattttcattatttccgTGCACACTATAATAACCATTCATACGATGGTTTTGtattacttttttatatatatcattcaaatatattaaatatttatttaagaaataatttttcatatgaaTTTGTGCCTCGTctgattttttcttttgataaTTACACTGgtcacatatattttttaacatatcaTAATTGTAATACCCAATATTATCTTGATCAATTAAACTTTGTAAAATTCGGTGAATTACTATATCAATATATCTTCTTATAGGTGAggtaaaatgaatatatttgttgAGAACGAGTCCAAAATGGGTTGTGTTATTTTGTCCTTCTACGGttggtatatatatagcttctttataatattttaataaattatattgtaaACATAAGAACTGATTTTCGTTCAATACTTTTTGACTAACTGATAaaatatcattaatattattatttttgatatttatcattgtattaattttattatatgtttgataatctattatttttaataaattttttttaatgtctTCAGATGTATCTTCATGTATTCTTAATATACctaacatattattaatagatATAACATTTGCTACTAAAAAATTAGTAAGTATCATCATTTCTTCAATTAACATATGACTcctctttttatattctaaTATTTCAATATCCACgttttttaaattcataggttctaataatttataataacctTCATCTATTAAAAATTGATTAAAacttttatacatattattcttattatttatatcatcaatATTTCTTACTTTTGATAGATATTTATTACTTAATGGTTCTATACTTAATGGAAGTATTTTTTCCGagttattctttttattattatttaaagaaaataataaggaatatttttgatatatatttttcctctttgttttttgtttcaacatttttgataataaatataatctgAATATATCACCACCAATTTTTTCagatatattatactttttacatatatcatcaaaattaaatataaaataacttAATGATATATTCCCATTAATTAATATCATCTCTTCAATACTGTTAATATCTTTATCCTtttcctttatatttatatatatatcttctaTATAATCTTCAACCATatcataatttaatttatatttacttcTAATCaatgtttttttaatttctataAGATGTGGGTTCTTCTCATAACCAGCATATTCCATTTGTGTGATATTATATGGGTTACTTATATTATCTACGtagaaaaatattgaaaaagcTAGCTTTTCTCCTTTCGTGTTTAATGAGCATATTTCTTCGCTTAAAATTGAGGGAAGCATATGAAAGACcctaaaaggaaaaaataaatagatatatgtaatattacatatatattaataataaaataaaaatatttctatgcaaaaaaaataagaaaaaaaaaaaaaaattcacatATTCATTTCATTACGTAAAATCCATATATACAGTGTTGCATATTTTTGAAGCTAGATTATCATAATACGAATTAGGTGTAACAAAAAAGGACACATCTGATATATGTATTCCTATTTTGTATCTGTATTTTAATTCGTGTTGTTCTTTATTATCCTTTATAAATTCTATAGATAAAGCATCATCCAAATCTTTAGCTTTTGTTGGATCTATAGTAAATATATCAAGGTCTGTAATTATATACCTATTCGATAAAAAGCTTttcaacatatatttttctaacatttttttctctttttgtgcattttttaaataagcaatttttttatttatttcttggatggaatattctttttctttgttatatccatttaataataataataattgttcCATATGGTTTTTACGATTAATAAAAGAGTTCATAATTTTATCACTGATTACAATTTGagattttaaataattcatatctgttattttataaatataataatgaattttatataagtataaaaataaatatatgataccaaaaaaattattttcattacctAAAATGGTAGTTATATTTCCTATAggatttatttgttttttttcccattctttaaattttacaataacatatacatttaatttttctcttcttatataatttaataacatgtttgtaatattattagaagagtcataaataaaacaagGTAACCTAGAATCTGTTGGTTGTACTTTTGCAtaaacataattatttttttcattcaaaAGGTGGAATATATTGGAtgaatgtaatatattattattattattattattattatttatatcatcatgattgttatatttaaaaacatCATCAACCATATTATttcctatattattatcatccaaTTCTATATAgcaattttcatttttttttttatttttattaaatttactTTTCTTtccaaaaatattatttattttttcctttatatttaaataatttaaagaaCCGACCACCTCCACATTTTTCCTTTCAACAATTTTGACAACTCTACAAAATTTACCTTTTTcgatttcttcatttttttcattattattgtcttCTTTTTCATTGTATTGATTTTTTACATGCTCTATGTTGTCTCTGCTTTCATATTTGTCTTTTTCCACTTCTATATTAATTTCCATATTTGaaacattttcatttttgatAGTTCTTCTTTCTGTATATGCATATACTACATCATCATTTAAGGCTCTATTCCTACTTATATAACCATACACAGAATAAAGTTTACATTTCATTAACCCATTTGTTTCTTTACTAATAACAAAGCATTTATTTGTATCAAAGGGTGAAATATATAGTACccctttaaataaataatttttcaatATCTTTGTATCCTTTTGAAGTTCTaacatttcttttattttatcattatccCAGTGAGTTTCATATtcaacaaaaatattattcttttctaCATTTGGTAAAAAACTATTTTGTGatgaaattataattttatttgatacatctttatttttataattatgcgTTTGggaattattaatatcatctTTTTGTTCTCcttcaatattattaattttttttccattattGAAAAGAactttgttattatttttattattattattattattattattattattacttaataaataatccattttattattactactaatattaccattttttactattaaatagttttttctattatccatattttttgttcccttatttttatttattatatccagTTGAGATATTTTATCCTTatcattctttttaataaa is part of the Plasmodium falciparum 3D7 genome assembly, chromosome: 9 genome and harbors:
- a CDS encoding exoribonuclease II; its protein translation is MFFFKNVQRYCFYRRIYENIQIIRALQIKEKAKNNVTKRREEWWDNNVNKNDRNMCRSKNYLSGCTTRDDNMKDDNMKDGNMKDDNMKDNNMKGRNTKCDNIKDNNMKGRNTKCDNIKDNNMKGRNTKCDNIKDNNNDNNSINNNSINNNSINNNSINNNSINNNSINNNSINNNSINNNNIKDKDEKHFYKNIFSELKKVNDKCTKKYVPVDEKNIKSVTNEDHLSKKNILENEKKDAHFSFTHDEGNNKEEIKNDNIRIIPQSIPSNDVYNISKQKKGQCKNNETKEKYLKEKNKYLVRKDIYLKVKNEHINNKELLRKKEIYSKRDMNKNNKSKMKKIIKEKNEEIFIKKNDKDKISQLDIINKNKGTKNMDNRKNYLIVKNGNISSNNKMDYLLSNNNNNNNNNNKNNNKVLFNNGKKINNIEGEQKDDINNSQTHNYKNKDVSNKIIISSQNSFLPNVEKNNIFVEYETHWDNDKIKEMLELQKDTKILKNYLFKGVLYISPFDTNKCFVISKETNGLMKCKLYSVYGYISRNRALNDDVVYAYTERRTIKNENVSNMEINIEVEKDKYESRDNIEHVKNQYNEKEDNNNEKNEEIEKGKFCRVVKIVERKNVEVVGSLNYLNIKEKINNIFGKKSKFNKNKKKNENCYIELDDNNIGNNMVDDVFKYNNHDDINNNNNNNNNILHSSNIFHLLNEKNNYVYAKVQPTDSRLPCFIYDSSNNITNMLLNYIRREKLNVYVIVKFKEWEKKQINPIGNITTILGNENNFFGIIYLFLYLYKIHYYIYKITDMNYLKSQIVISDKIMNSFINRKNHMEQLLLLLNGYNKEKEYSIQEINKKIAYLKNAQKEKKMLEKYMLKSFLSNRYIITDLDIFTIDPTKAKDLDDALSIEFIKDNKEQHELKYRYKIGIHISDVSFFVTPNSYYDNLASKICNTVYMDFTVFHMLPSILSEEICSLNTKGEKLAFSIFFYVDNISNPYNITQMEYAGYEKNPHLIEIKKTLIRSKYKLNYDMVEDYIEDIYINIKEKDKDINSIEEMILINGNISLSYFIFNFDDICKKYNISEKIGGDIFRLYLLSKMLKQKTKRKNIYQKYSLLFSLNNNKKNNSEKILPLSIEPLSNKYLSKVRNIDDINNKNNMYKSFNQFLIDEGYYKLLEPMNLKNVDIEILEYKKRSHMLIEEMMILTNFLVANVISINNMLGILRIHEDTSEDIKKNLLKIIDYQTYNKINTMINIKNNNINDILSVSQKVLNENQFLCLQYNLLKYYKEAIYIPTVEGQNNTTHFGLVLNKYIHFTSPIRRYIDIVIHRILQSLIDQDNIGYYNYDMLKNICDQCNYQKKKSDEAQIHMKNYFLNKYLIYLNDIYKKVIQNHRMNGYYSVHGNNENNIDENNDKINNIDEKNDKINNIDEKNNKINNIDEKNNQLSNNYIHLEDENKKLYNPSNKNVQRTDHISLSTYKEILYMSNYMPIKKYFYLNNGIISFLTEAYIQEIIITKSIRENICINIVKENYISINENYSNEIIPYTCYICNDFPHKDIEKDYIRNDNLNNDNSLFNSQMDNNENETNVETLFKKSINENNKLKNAIVFYVPILEIEKSISDNLLSLKFHFLIISYKEKIYIYNILKGVLYEMCSNILLGRNEKNNNDIYDDDINLEDEYKKNKQLYDIFEKIKHIQLDIKYKMESVENKKDFQNVYDGLYIHDVLIEKNKNEKGEENKSNILTYKKNTTINNISNEQNYINNVGKDESEYLKCLNDKKLEYKYYNSYEKLSRFQKNKVFIIPGSQMWTLRLI